The following proteins come from a genomic window of Chryseobacterium glaciei:
- a CDS encoding prolyl oligopeptidase family serine peptidase — protein sequence MKIKLTVCLLAFLNFYEAQESITYQKPSAEILKLADYERPPSVLMNSKKDWIVFTYRPTYKTLEDLSQQEMKLGGLRINPVTNISSTATYSNNLKVRKLNDKNEVQVKNLPSNPKITYTSFSPDEKKLAFTNTTAKGVELWIIDLETATAKKITADNLNANLGSPYVWYKDSQNILIKTLPQNRGTLIDSSKDLPTGPIVSTSDGKVSQNRTYQDLLKNPQDEKNFEVLTASDIYNVDLNGSLKKVKEQDLYSGLSFSPDGNYMMATTIKKPFSYIVPLNRFPTTTTVYDINGNVVKVVNEVPLNEIMPKGFSSVRTGKRDMGWRSDMPATLVYSEALDGGDQAKTVDYRDEIFTWEAPFRAAPKSFFKTKQRYEGTSWTNDHFAIVYEGWYDTRNTKSYLVDLNNNESKVIDDRNYQDVYSDPGNFNTTKNQFGRTVVDMKGGKSYLIGDGFTKDGQHPFIDEMDMKTLKKKRLYTSNIKNAKEEIIDILNPSKGEVLTIQQSASQYPNYFKKNIKSNKTETVTNFANPFESIKDVYKEVITYKRNDGVTLTGTLYLPANYDRKAKKEKLPLLIWAYPTEYKDKNTAGQNTQNPNDFTFPYYGSFVYWTTKGYAVLDDAAFPIIGEGKTEPNDTFITQLVANGKAAIDAVDQLGYIDRTKVAVGGHSYGAFMTANLLTHSKDYACGIARSGAYNRTLTPFGFQSEQRNYWDIPEIYNAMSPFMNADKMKTPLLLIHGDADNNPGTFTLQTERYFQALKNLGAPVKMVLLPKEAHGYQAKENILHLLWEQDQFLEKCLKK from the coding sequence ATGAAGATAAAGCTAACTGTCTGTCTTCTTGCGTTTCTTAATTTTTACGAAGCTCAGGAAAGTATTACTTATCAAAAGCCATCTGCAGAAATTCTTAAACTTGCAGACTACGAAAGACCTCCAAGTGTTTTAATGAACAGCAAAAAAGATTGGATTGTTTTCACTTATCGTCCAACCTACAAAACTTTGGAGGATCTTAGTCAGCAGGAAATGAAATTGGGAGGACTTAGAATTAATCCTGTAACCAATATTTCAAGTACAGCGACGTATTCAAACAATTTGAAGGTTAGAAAACTAAATGATAAAAATGAAGTTCAGGTTAAAAATTTACCATCAAACCCTAAAATTACTTATACATCTTTCTCGCCAGACGAAAAAAAACTGGCTTTTACCAACACAACAGCTAAAGGAGTAGAACTTTGGATAATAGATCTGGAAACAGCTACTGCAAAGAAAATAACTGCTGATAATCTGAATGCTAATTTAGGAAGTCCGTATGTTTGGTATAAAGATTCTCAGAATATTTTAATTAAAACACTTCCTCAAAACAGAGGTACTTTAATAGATTCAAGCAAAGATCTTCCAACAGGGCCGATCGTTTCTACATCAGACGGAAAAGTTTCTCAAAACAGAACGTATCAGGATCTTCTTAAAAATCCACAGGATGAAAAGAACTTTGAAGTCCTTACAGCTTCTGATATTTACAACGTTGACTTAAATGGAAGCTTGAAGAAAGTAAAAGAACAGGACCTATATTCAGGATTAAGCTTTTCACCGGATGGAAATTATATGATGGCAACAACCATCAAAAAGCCATTTTCCTACATTGTTCCTTTGAATAGATTTCCAACAACTACAACGGTTTATGATATCAATGGAAATGTTGTAAAAGTTGTGAACGAAGTTCCGCTAAACGAAATAATGCCAAAAGGTTTTTCTTCTGTACGAACAGGAAAAAGAGATATGGGCTGGAGAAGTGACATGCCTGCAACATTGGTCTATTCTGAAGCATTGGATGGCGGAGATCAGGCAAAAACAGTTGATTACAGAGATGAAATTTTCACTTGGGAAGCACCATTCAGAGCTGCTCCAAAATCATTCTTTAAAACAAAACAAAGATATGAGGGAACGAGTTGGACAAACGATCATTTTGCCATCGTTTATGAAGGTTGGTACGATACGAGAAACACAAAATCTTATTTGGTTGATTTAAATAATAACGAGTCTAAAGTAATTGACGATAGAAATTATCAGGATGTTTACAGCGATCCCGGAAATTTCAACACTACAAAAAATCAATTCGGAAGAACAGTTGTTGATATGAAAGGTGGAAAATCTTATCTTATCGGAGACGGATTCACGAAAGATGGTCAACATCCATTCATCGATGAAATGGATATGAAAACCCTTAAAAAGAAAAGACTTTACACCTCAAATATAAAGAATGCAAAAGAGGAAATTATTGATATTCTGAATCCGTCAAAAGGAGAGGTGTTGACCATTCAGCAATCTGCAAGTCAGTATCCTAATTATTTTAAGAAAAATATTAAGTCTAATAAAACTGAAACAGTAACCAATTTCGCCAATCCATTTGAAAGCATCAAAGATGTTTATAAAGAAGTAATCACATACAAAAGAAACGATGGAGTTACCTTAACAGGAACACTTTATCTTCCTGCCAACTACGACAGAAAAGCGAAAAAAGAAAAACTTCCTTTACTGATTTGGGCGTATCCAACAGAATATAAAGATAAAAATACGGCCGGACAAAATACCCAAAATCCAAACGACTTTACGTTTCCATACTACGGATCTTTCGTGTATTGGACAACCAAAGGATACGCGGTGTTGGATGACGCCGCTTTCCCTATCATCGGAGAAGGAAAAACGGAGCCGAACGATACATTTATCACTCAATTAGTTGCCAATGGTAAAGCAGCCATTGACGCTGTGGATCAGTTGGGTTATATCGACAGAACGAAAGTTGCGGTTGGAGGTCACTCTTATGGTGCTTTTATGACAGCGAATCTTTTAACGCATTCTAAAGATTACGCTTGTGGAATTGCAAGAAGTGGAGCATACAACAGAACGCTAACGCCTTTCGGTTTCCAGAGCGAACAAAGAAATTATTGGGACATTCCGGAAATTTATAACGCAATGTCACCGTTTATGAATGCTGATAAAATGAAAACTCCATTACTTCTGATTCATGGTGATGCAGATAATAATCCGGGAACTTTCACTTTGCAGACGGAAAGGTATTTCCAGGCATTGAAAAACCTTGGAGCGCCTGTAAAAATGGTTCTTCTTCCAAAAGAAGCTCACGGCTATCAGGCAAAAGAAAATATACTTCACCTTCTTTGGGAACAGGATCAGTTTCTTGAGAAATGTTTGAAAAAATAA
- a CDS encoding GNAT family N-acetyltransferase yields the protein MEELKFRNANPEDLPRIVEIYNSTIPSRMVTADTENVSVESRQQWFNEHNPETRPLWMIEDHQNNTLGWVSFSSFYGRPAYNGTVEISIYMDESCRGKGFGKKVLQYCIDNAGKFGVKTLLGFIFLHNEPSLKLFRHFGFEDWGTFPDVAVLDGVERSLVILGKRIG from the coding sequence ATGGAAGAATTAAAATTCAGGAATGCAAACCCTGAAGACCTGCCAAGAATAGTAGAAATCTATAACTCAACCATCCCGTCAAGAATGGTAACTGCCGATACGGAAAATGTTTCTGTAGAAAGCAGGCAACAATGGTTTAATGAACATAATCCTGAAACCCGACCTCTTTGGATGATTGAAGATCATCAAAACAATACGCTCGGTTGGGTAAGTTTTTCATCATTTTATGGAAGACCGGCTTACAACGGAACGGTTGAAATCAGTATTTATATGGATGAAAGCTGCCGCGGAAAAGGCTTCGGCAAGAAAGTTCTTCAATATTGTATTGATAATGCAGGGAAATTTGGAGTAAAAACATTGTTAGGCTTTATCTTTTTACATAATGAACCGAGTTTGAAACTTTTCAGACATTTCGGATTTGAAGATTGGGGCACTTTTCCTGATGTAGCTGTTTTGGATGGTGTAGAAAGGAGTTTGGTGATTTTGGGGAAGAGGATTGGTTAG
- a CDS encoding MATE family efflux transporter has protein sequence MKFLDKKYTKECLTLALPVMLTQVGQVSVNLFDNIIVGKLLGADALASVSLGNAVFFSMFVLALGFSFAIPPLVSEAQSKGDHKTINSVFSHGFVINMTVGIILMGVLLLGLPLLYHSGQPAKIVPDTVDFLGIMAISIVPFMAFQTLREVSEGLSYTIGVTKATIIANVINIVLNYVFIKGLWIFPEMGVKGSALASLIARIFMVVFLYYVLLKEKKTRQYIKDFSLKIQVFTKAMFEKMVRLGFPTALQMFFEVTAFAGAAFICGLISAHDIASHQIALSMASFTFNLCIGFSVASTVMIGKKLGEQNFVELRKVGINNLKIAFIFMCICGVIFIIGKDILPTFFTKKEEVEVIQLASKLMIIAALFQLSDGVQVTALGMLRGLQDVKIPSIYTFIAYWVITIPLGYFLCVTMEMGAFGMWIALGLGLTISAVMLVKRFLNMSAKRVKQNA, from the coding sequence ATGAAATTTTTAGATAAAAAATATACAAAAGAATGCCTCACTTTGGCTCTTCCTGTGATGTTGACGCAGGTAGGGCAAGTCTCGGTGAATCTGTTCGACAATATTATTGTCGGAAAATTATTAGGAGCCGACGCATTAGCTTCGGTATCTCTAGGAAATGCGGTATTTTTCTCAATGTTTGTATTGGCGTTGGGATTTTCTTTTGCGATTCCGCCATTGGTTTCGGAGGCGCAGTCTAAAGGAGATCACAAAACAATTAATTCCGTTTTCAGTCACGGATTTGTTATCAATATGACTGTAGGAATCATTTTGATGGGTGTCCTGCTTTTGGGACTTCCTCTACTCTATCATTCAGGTCAGCCGGCAAAGATTGTTCCTGATACGGTTGATTTCTTAGGAATTATGGCAATAAGTATCGTTCCTTTCATGGCTTTTCAGACATTGAGAGAGGTTTCCGAAGGATTATCTTATACGATTGGAGTTACCAAAGCGACCATCATCGCGAATGTCATTAACATTGTTTTGAATTATGTTTTCATTAAAGGACTTTGGATCTTCCCTGAAATGGGTGTAAAAGGTTCCGCATTAGCGAGTTTAATTGCCAGAATTTTCATGGTGGTTTTCTTGTACTATGTGCTTTTAAAAGAGAAGAAAACAAGACAATACATTAAAGATTTTTCGTTAAAAATTCAAGTTTTCACGAAAGCGATGTTTGAAAAAATGGTAAGATTGGGTTTCCCAACAGCTTTACAAATGTTCTTTGAAGTAACGGCTTTTGCAGGAGCAGCTTTTATTTGCGGATTGATTTCTGCTCATGACATCGCTTCTCATCAGATTGCGTTGAGTATGGCTTCCTTTACCTTTAATTTATGTATCGGATTCAGTGTTGCTTCAACCGTGATGATCGGTAAAAAACTAGGTGAACAAAATTTTGTTGAACTAAGAAAAGTCGGCATCAATAACCTGAAAATTGCCTTTATTTTCATGTGTATTTGTGGAGTCATTTTCATCATTGGTAAAGATATACTTCCAACTTTCTTCACTAAAAAAGAAGAAGTTGAAGTGATTCAGTTAGCTTCAAAATTAATGATTATTGCTGCTTTATTCCAGCTTTCGGACGGAGTTCAGGTAACGGCATTAGGAATGTTGAGAGGTTTGCAGGATGTTAAAATCCCATCTATTTATACGTTTATTGCGTATTGGGTGATTACCATTCCTCTAGGTTATTTCCTTTGTGTAACGATGGAAATGGGAGCTTTCGGAATGTGGATCGCCTTAGGATTAGGATTAACGATTTCTGCCGTGATGCTCGTCAAACGATTTTTAAATATGTCTGCGAAAAGAGTGAAGCAGAATGCATAA
- a CDS encoding sigma-54-dependent transcriptional regulator, with protein MQKILIVEDEKAISGVLHSILSDELTNYEFVIAEDGLEGYKQVEKEDFALVISDIKMPKLSGTELLKQSLALKPETTFIMISGHADIDSAVSCLRDGAYDFISKPIDINRLITSVKNALVKETLKKENKNLQTENKTLKKKVNKKYQMIGQSAGLQKIQDMIEKVAVSDARVLITGPNGAGKELVAHAIHNQSERARGPMIEVNCAAIPSELIESELFGHVKGSFTGAIKDKQGKFEQATGGTIFLDEIGDMSLIAQAKVLRALQESKVSPVGSDKEIKVDVRVLAATNKNMQKEIEEGKFREDLYHRLSVIEIYVPPLDERKEDIKLLVDHFSAMISEEHGTALKKFDDKAIEALKALSWTGNIRELRNVVERLIILGGATVSEEDVASFVRK; from the coding sequence ATGCAAAAAATCCTTATTGTAGAAGACGAAAAAGCAATCTCCGGAGTACTTCACAGTATTCTTTCGGATGAACTTACCAATTATGAATTTGTAATCGCCGAAGATGGTTTAGAAGGCTATAAGCAAGTAGAAAAAGAAGATTTCGCGCTGGTGATTTCGGATATTAAAATGCCAAAACTTTCAGGTACAGAACTTTTAAAGCAAAGTTTGGCTTTGAAACCTGAAACTACTTTTATCATGATCTCAGGGCACGCAGACATTGATTCTGCGGTTTCTTGTTTAAGGGATGGTGCATACGACTTCATTTCTAAACCCATTGACATCAACCGTTTGATTACAAGCGTAAAAAATGCCTTGGTTAAAGAAACTTTGAAGAAAGAAAATAAAAATCTTCAAACTGAAAATAAAACTTTAAAGAAAAAAGTTAACAAAAAGTATCAAATGATCGGTCAGTCTGCCGGATTACAGAAGATCCAGGATATGATCGAAAAGGTAGCTGTATCTGATGCAAGAGTATTGATCACAGGTCCCAACGGTGCCGGAAAAGAATTGGTAGCTCACGCTATTCACAATCAAAGTGAAAGAGCAAGAGGGCCAATGATTGAAGTTAACTGTGCTGCAATTCCCTCAGAATTAATTGAATCTGAACTTTTCGGACACGTTAAAGGTTCGTTTACAGGAGCTATTAAAGATAAGCAGGGAAAATTCGAACAAGCTACTGGCGGTACGATTTTCTTAGATGAGATCGGAGACATGAGTTTGATCGCTCAGGCTAAGGTTTTAAGAGCCTTACAGGAAAGTAAAGTTTCTCCTGTTGGAAGCGACAAGGAAATAAAAGTTGATGTGAGAGTTCTTGCAGCAACGAATAAAAATATGCAGAAGGAAATTGAAGAAGGAAAATTCAGAGAAGATCTTTACCACAGACTTTCTGTGATTGAGATCTATGTTCCGCCATTGGATGAGAGAAAAGAGGATATCAAATTATTGGTAGACCATTTTTCGGCTATGATCTCTGAAGAGCACGGTACCGCTTTGAAAAAATTCGATGATAAAGCTATTGAAGCATTAAAAGCCCTTTCTTGGACTGGGAATATCAGAGAATTGAGAAATGTTGTGGAAAGATTAATTATTCTTGGTGGAGCTACTGTTTCCGAAGAGGATGTTGCAAGTTTTGTAAGGAAATAA
- a CDS encoding Crp/Fnr family transcriptional regulator gives MLRTNPLFLDYLEELYNKQENKEDITLKSFEKGDRILIQNEISTKIMLIKSGITKCYFVEENDKEYIVEFLGKGEIIGEIEVIKNVSCLCSIEAMTEVSVYSMSIPYFQALIKSDLTLNNLLLDVFAERIVNTSSRASYQQLRTTEHTLSQLLDLKSKEMEISKEDMATYLGITVRSLSKALKEIKENNSEE, from the coding sequence ATGTTACGTACGAATCCACTATTTTTAGATTATCTAGAAGAACTTTATAATAAGCAGGAAAATAAAGAAGATATTACCCTGAAATCTTTTGAGAAAGGAGATAGAATATTAATACAAAACGAAATTTCAACTAAAATAATGCTCATTAAAAGCGGAATTACGAAATGTTATTTTGTTGAAGAAAACGACAAAGAATACATCGTAGAGTTTTTAGGAAAAGGTGAAATTATAGGTGAAATCGAAGTTATTAAAAATGTTTCTTGCCTTTGTAGTATTGAGGCAATGACAGAAGTAAGTGTTTATTCGATGTCAATACCTTATTTTCAAGCATTAATTAAAAGTGATTTGACTTTGAATAATTTACTGCTCGATGTTTTTGCAGAACGTATCGTTAATACTTCAAGCAGAGCGTCATATCAGCAACTTCGTACCACAGAACACACCTTGTCTCAACTTCTTGATTTAAAATCAAAAGAGATGGAAATCTCAAAAGAAGATATGGCAACTTATTTGGGAATTACGGTAAGGAGCTTAAGTAAGGCTTTAAAGGAAATAAAAGAAAATAATAGCGAAGAATAA
- a CDS encoding GLPGLI family protein, whose amino-acid sequence MKKLIFLLALYAGSLYQSQTNRFIYELQSRKETSEEYRKTFMNLDISPKSVKFYDTKFAEYDSINKARNQEISHYSTKTDQVIERAPNSFQNKWYRDFFEYFVVKTNDEMKWKVLQETQEYNGYKLQKATTDFGGRTWDAWFSNEVNIKEGPYKFRGLPGLIFILEDADKNFTYKLVSNKKLDINYDTHQFVETHYGKPAIPISNKKFNTYVEDIYENPTRMLSEGIKNGQKATFKNESIESIEELNKKRGMLQNGIKNRYIYIEKDKEPIFKSN is encoded by the coding sequence ATGAAAAAATTGATATTCCTGCTGGCTTTATATGCAGGTTCATTGTACCAATCACAAACCAACCGATTTATTTATGAGCTTCAGTCCAGAAAAGAGACTTCCGAAGAGTATAGAAAAACCTTCATGAATCTTGATATCAGCCCCAAATCAGTGAAATTTTATGATACTAAATTTGCTGAGTATGATTCTATAAACAAAGCAAGAAACCAAGAAATTTCTCATTATAGTACAAAAACAGATCAGGTTATCGAAAGGGCTCCCAATTCTTTTCAAAATAAATGGTACCGTGATTTTTTTGAATATTTCGTTGTAAAAACCAACGATGAAATGAAGTGGAAAGTTCTTCAGGAAACTCAAGAATATAATGGTTACAAATTGCAGAAAGCAACAACCGATTTTGGTGGAAGAACATGGGATGCATGGTTTTCCAATGAAGTTAATATCAAAGAAGGTCCTTATAAATTCCGAGGACTTCCCGGGCTTATTTTTATTCTGGAAGACGCTGATAAAAATTTCACCTATAAGCTGGTTAGTAACAAAAAGCTAGATATTAATTATGACACTCATCAATTTGTAGAGACTCACTATGGCAAACCAGCGATTCCTATTTCCAATAAAAAATTTAATACCTACGTTGAAGATATTTATGAGAATCCAACAAGAATGCTTTCAGAAGGTATAAAAAACGGACAGAAAGCTACATTTAAAAATGAAAGTATAGAATCTATTGAAGAACTCAATAAAAAAAGAGGAATGCTTCAAAATGGGATAAAAAACCGTTACATCTATATTGAAAAGGATAAAGAACCTATATTTAAAAGCAATTAA
- a CDS encoding sugar phosphate isomerase/epimerase family protein yields MNVKFGASLLSWITPNWNPEAGKYAIEKTAKAGFDLIEILLPPSMEFNTKEVKKQLKDNNLDVVCSLNLPKEAHIAFHPEVAESLIKQAVDKTSELETNFLGGVLHGGIGAFSGNPLTENEAETIVEVWSKVADYAKEKGVNIAIEPINRYETYVCNTAKNVLDLISKTGKDNLFLHLDTFHMNIEENNFYDPIILAGNKLKHVHMTESHRGMLGEGTVNWNELFKALKEINFEGNLVLENFSSSIPGMQQMVSLWQKSPHDAEELARGSLEFMKIHII; encoded by the coding sequence ATGAATGTAAAATTTGGAGCTTCACTTCTTTCATGGATCACCCCAAACTGGAATCCTGAAGCCGGAAAATATGCAATAGAAAAAACGGCAAAAGCAGGTTTTGATTTAATTGAAATTTTGCTTCCTCCGTCAATGGAATTCAATACTAAAGAAGTAAAGAAGCAGCTTAAAGATAACAATCTGGATGTTGTCTGTTCATTAAATCTTCCAAAAGAAGCTCATATTGCTTTTCATCCTGAAGTTGCAGAAAGTTTAATAAAGCAGGCTGTAGACAAGACTTCAGAATTAGAAACTAATTTTTTAGGAGGCGTTCTTCATGGCGGAATCGGAGCATTTTCGGGGAATCCATTAACTGAAAATGAAGCTGAAACTATTGTTGAAGTTTGGAGTAAAGTTGCAGATTATGCCAAAGAAAAAGGGGTAAACATCGCAATTGAACCCATCAACCGTTACGAAACTTATGTTTGTAATACAGCAAAAAATGTTTTAGATCTGATCTCAAAAACAGGAAAAGATAATTTATTTCTTCATTTGGATACCTTCCACATGAATATTGAGGAGAATAATTTTTATGATCCGATTATTCTTGCAGGAAACAAGCTAAAACACGTTCACATGACAGAATCTCACCGCGGAATGCTTGGTGAAGGTACTGTAAATTGGAACGAACTTTTTAAAGCATTAAAAGAAATCAATTTTGAAGGGAATTTGGTGTTGGAGAATTTTTCTTCTTCTATTCCGGGAATGCAGCAGATGGTTTCTTTATGGCAGAAATCCCCACACGATGCTGAGGAATTGGCTCGTGGCAGTTTAGAATTTATGAAAATTCATATCATTTAG
- the era gene encoding GTPase Era, with protein sequence MHKAGFVNIVGKPNAGKSTLLNELMGEKLAIVTQKAQTTRHRIFGIYNEEDLQIVFSDTPGVLDPKYGLQEKMMDFVKDSLQDADVFLFIVDVTDKSEPSAFLIEKLNKIPVPVLLLLNKVDQTDQAGLEKHVEEWHERIPKAEILPISALNAFNTDIILPKLKSMLPESPAYYDKDQYTDKPERFFVNEAIREKILLNYEKEIPYSVEVVTEQFKEQEGIIFIDSVIYVERDTQKGIIIGHKGEAIKKVGTEARLDLEKFFSKKIHLNLFVKVKKDWRKNDRDLKNFGYR encoded by the coding sequence ATGCACAAAGCAGGATTTGTAAATATAGTTGGGAAACCAAATGCCGGAAAATCTACCTTATTAAATGAATTAATGGGCGAGAAACTGGCAATTGTAACTCAAAAAGCACAGACAACACGTCACAGAATTTTTGGAATTTATAATGAAGAAGACCTACAGATCGTATTTTCGGATACGCCTGGAGTTTTAGATCCTAAATATGGTCTTCAGGAGAAAATGATGGATTTTGTAAAGGATTCTTTACAGGATGCCGATGTTTTCCTTTTCATTGTAGATGTAACAGATAAATCTGAACCATCAGCATTTTTGATTGAAAAATTAAATAAAATCCCTGTTCCGGTTTTACTTTTATTGAATAAAGTAGACCAGACCGATCAGGCAGGTTTGGAAAAACACGTAGAAGAGTGGCATGAAAGAATTCCTAAAGCTGAAATTCTTCCTATTTCTGCGCTAAATGCATTCAACACGGATATTATTCTTCCTAAGTTGAAGTCGATGCTTCCTGAAAGTCCGGCTTATTACGATAAAGATCAATATACTGATAAACCTGAAAGATTTTTCGTAAACGAAGCTATTCGTGAGAAAATTCTTTTGAATTATGAAAAAGAAATTCCATATTCTGTGGAAGTTGTTACGGAGCAGTTCAAGGAACAAGAAGGAATTATTTTCATTGATTCAGTCATTTACGTTGAAAGAGATACTCAAAAAGGGATTATTATTGGACATAAAGGAGAAGCAATTAAAAAAGTAGGAACAGAAGCAAGATTAGATCTTGAGAAGTTTTTTTCAAAAAAAATACACTTGAATTTATTCGTTAAAGTGAAAAAAGATTGGAGAAAAAATGATAGAGATTTAAAAAATTTCGGATACAGATAG
- a CDS encoding carbohydrate porin, whose product MNTNVFKYSFWLLLIASQISNAQIIITNKKFSFGTTGRIGAAYSPNADGRTGRQLNLNNQGSLGGRMDQGDYVDFLPAFHFTPVAGGDSTKSTKIDMQARLSFYSGGTFLGNVDSKSNQGMIVALPEAFVEARNIMGSDWDVWAGSRWLRFNDVHIADYFYFDDHSATGWGVKHKNTSFSMFFPAAIDTAASNSTPYSYTNVISGTKSLIYRQREVFVLEHTIPFKNGDHKLKLLAEFHNVDKSGKNSKENYPSDKGWVLGAKLNTDLKTKLPGSFNQISLRYGGGIANGGDGGNTQTWRTYGAPDEVTKTYKGAYSLTAVEHILLNLSDRWSVNAYAVYTQSKGGANSDNKAMDYYNREIFNKKSEFNTGLRATYYFNNWFHIVSELHFATRKDGTQDPASMTKLVLAPTLVPTAERSVWARPHIRLIAELSRYNDQAMNSLYSPFLQQSGAKRFGTYFGVRTEWWVF is encoded by the coding sequence ATGAACACAAATGTTTTTAAATATAGTTTTTGGCTTTTACTAATTGCTAGTCAAATTTCAAATGCACAGATCATTATTACCAATAAAAAGTTCTCTTTTGGAACAACGGGTAGGATCGGAGCAGCATATTCCCCGAACGCAGATGGGCGCACAGGTAGGCAATTAAACCTTAATAATCAAGGTTCTTTAGGAGGAAGAATGGATCAAGGGGACTATGTAGATTTCCTACCGGCTTTTCATTTCACTCCCGTTGCAGGAGGCGACAGTACAAAAAGTACTAAAATTGATATGCAGGCGAGATTAAGTTTCTATTCTGGCGGAACATTTTTAGGAAACGTAGATTCCAAGTCTAATCAGGGAATGATCGTTGCTTTACCGGAAGCTTTCGTTGAAGCAAGAAATATTATGGGAAGTGATTGGGATGTTTGGGCAGGATCCAGATGGCTGAGATTTAATGATGTACATATTGCAGATTATTTTTATTTTGATGATCACTCAGCGACAGGCTGGGGTGTGAAACATAAAAATACAAGCTTCTCTATGTTTTTTCCGGCAGCGATAGATACGGCAGCAAGCAATTCTACACCATATTCTTATACGAATGTGATCAGCGGTACAAAAAGTTTGATTTACAGACAAAGAGAAGTATTTGTTTTGGAACACACGATTCCGTTTAAAAATGGAGATCATAAACTGAAACTTCTTGCGGAATTTCATAATGTAGATAAATCAGGTAAAAACTCTAAGGAAAACTATCCATCAGATAAAGGCTGGGTTTTGGGAGCAAAATTAAATACAGATTTAAAAACTAAACTTCCGGGATCTTTTAATCAAATTTCCTTAAGATACGGTGGCGGAATTGCCAACGGGGGAGATGGCGGAAATACCCAGACATGGCGAACTTACGGAGCTCCGGATGAAGTTACAAAGACTTATAAAGGCGCTTACTCTTTAACTGCGGTTGAACATATTTTGCTAAATCTTTCTGACAGATGGTCTGTAAATGCTTATGCTGTTTACACTCAAAGTAAGGGTGGAGCAAACAGTGATAATAAAGCAATGGATTATTATAATCGTGAAATTTTCAATAAAAAATCTGAATTTAATACAGGTTTAAGAGCAACTTATTATTTCAATAATTGGTTCCATATTGTTTCTGAATTGCATTTTGCAACAAGAAAAGACGGAACTCAGGATCCTGCATCAATGACAAAATTGGTTCTGGCTCCAACATTGGTTCCTACAGCTGAAAGAAGCGTTTGGGCAAGGCCACATATCAGATTGATTGCGGAATTATCAAGATACAACGATCAGGCAATGAACAGTCTTTATTCACCATTTTTACAACAATCGGGAGCGAAAAGATTCGGAACTTACTTTGGCGTAAGAACAGAGTGGTGGGTATTTTAA
- a CDS encoding DoxX family protein, with the protein MNYLSSKSNPIYVDIILLIVRVFIGFAMLSHGFPKLQMLLEGGNINFFDFLGLGSIISLVLTVIAEFACSILLILGLFTRISLGFLIFTMIIAGFVVHGADPFEKKELSLIYLSVYLLLMAYGAGKFSVDHMIEKRRRASDW; encoded by the coding sequence ATGAACTATTTAAGCTCAAAGTCTAACCCGATTTATGTAGATATTATCCTGTTAATCGTAAGAGTATTTATAGGGTTTGCCATGCTTTCTCACGGTTTTCCAAAACTTCAGATGTTGCTTGAAGGTGGAAATATTAACTTCTTTGATTTTCTGGGATTAGGTTCCATAATATCTTTGGTACTAACTGTTATAGCAGAATTTGCATGTTCAATTCTTCTTATATTGGGACTTTTTACAAGGATTTCATTGGGATTTTTAATCTTTACAATGATCATTGCAGGCTTTGTTGTTCATGGGGCTGATCCTTTTGAAAAGAAAGAATTGAGCCTGATTTATTTATCAGTTTATCTTCTTTTGATGGCTTACGGAGCCGGAAAATTCTCTGTAGATCACATGATTGAAAAACGAAGAAGAGCCTCTGATTGGTAA